A window of Globicephala melas chromosome 2, mGloMel1.2, whole genome shotgun sequence genomic DNA:
tttttttaagtctcaATGCCCAGGTCATACTGTGAATCAGTTAAATCAGAATCCCTGGTAGGACTCAGacaccagtttttgtttttgttttgaaacattCCTAGTGATTCCATTGTTCAGCCAAGGTTGAAAACTATGGTTCTACTCATTGTTCTTTGTGAATCCCATGAGTTCAACAGCCACTCCAGCCTTGGTTCTCTTAAACCTTATGCCATAATTCAGTGTTTGCTGGAATGTTCCATTGGTTTGCCCCTTAAGCACCTCAGAATGATTATATATAAGATTTAACCTGTTTATCTCAGCCCCCACCCaaatttcttcctttgttctctcttcttttttttttaattctatcttTGTTCTCACAGGCACTTAGATTTACAATCTTAGtcatcttccttttctccctttccttgtcTTCTACATCCAAATAGTTGTCAGATTCTGTTGATTCTGCCTCTGAAATTACTTCTTCGTCTTTCCCCTCCTCTCTATTGCTATGGTCATGTCCCTGTTTTAGGCCCAGCTTTTTCAGCTGGTATCCCGGGCTCTGCTCTTTAGTTCTGAGTCTACCAGCTGACAGTGTAATGCTGTCCATGTCACTCCCTTGTTCAGAACCTCTTGAGGACATCCTATTGCCTGTTGCTGACTCTAAAAGAGCCTTAATGGGCTGGCCTAAACTCTTAATAACTTCTTCCCTTATGCTGAGTTCTGTGCAAACTAAACTTGTTCTTTACGTTCCTTCACCTTAAATGGCAAATATTGAAAtgttacacatttttttgtttttgttttttgtgggttttttttttggctgcgcagtgtggcctgcaggatcttagttccctgatcaaggatcaaacctgggcccctgcagtggaagcgtggagtcctaaccactggaccgccagggaattccccaaaatgtTACCCATTTTTAAAGACTTGATTCAGATTCCATTTCCATAAATCCCGATACTGCATTCTCCCAAACTAagttattttttcccttgaacTTCTATGACACTTTCCCCATTCATGTATTCTCTCTGCAAGGTTGGATCCAAGAAACTGGACATGAGGTAGTaataatccaagaaaatggttTTCTCAAAAGGACACTAGTAGTGGAAATTTCTGTCAGAAACCTGGGGAGTGGCTGTAGTATTTGCTCAAACAAAAAGAAGTAAGTGTTTGGATTAGGACTGGCAAAATTGTTTGTATTTAGAATATTCATGTTTTAACATAAAACCTTTTCTCTGATGTTTCTTTAGATTTGATTCGAACTATCCGGGACCCAGAGAAGCCCAATACTTTAGAAGAACTGGAAGTGGTAACGGAAAGTTGTGTGGAGGTTCAGGAGATAAATGAAGAAGACTATTTGGTTATTATCAGGTTCACGCCAACAGTACCTCATTGCTCTTTGGCGACTCTTATTGGTAAGGTTTTAGataaagatatttatatattaattctgAATTATTCTAGCTGATACTGACCCGCAGTAACAATTAGCATCATGTATCATACTTTATGGTTTACAGAATATTTTCTGTAGTTCTCAACAATTAGCGTATGAGAGGGtcaatattatcttcattttacagatgaggaacctgaggctcagagagtttaagggACTTGCTCAGCATCGTGTAGGCAGGAAATGATGAAGCTGAGGCTCAATTCCAGGTCTCCTGACTTTAAGTGTGTTTTTCCTTTAGCTATACCATGCTGCTTCTCTACAGTTAATGGAGCCTGAGTGTGGGCCAGCTCCTCTCCTCAGTTCTGGAGATCGGAATGGGTATTGTCAGACTAGCACTGCTGTCCTTACCATCTCCTCCTTTTAGCTGCTCTCTTGGCTTCTATGTAGCATGGGCAGAAGTCCTGGTGGGAGGGTATTTTTTcaggtagttttctttttgagaGGTTGCATTCCCAATATTTTGGATTAGTTAGCTGTGAGATATACAATAGATATCTTTGAATGTATACTTTGTTAAAAAGAAGGTAAAGAAAGTTTCTTTCAAACCAGATCTTGATCAGTAGGGAACCAATTAAATAATCAGTGATGGTGTTTAttaacaatggaatactatgcagctataaaaaagaatgaagaagctCTCCATATACTAATATGGAAAGATCTCTATGACATACTGTTTGGAAATAAAAGCAAGTATAATATTGCTACATTTGTgtaaagaagagcaaaaatatacatttatatttgatTGCATATccataaagaaaacataagaaatgaATAGCTAAGATGGGTGTGGGCATTAGTGATGGTGGGAACTGGTCAGATGGAGGATAGGGTGGCAGGGAGactttataactttttatatttttaagctttTGAACATTGAGACTAtattacctatttaaaaatagacaaatttataaaaaggattggaaaggtaaatattttattattgtttctacTATTGTTGTGagttgtctttcttttctcacttgtTGGACCTGGGATCCCTCAAGTAGTGGTTTCCAGCATATGGGGCACATCTTGAGGGACTAGATGGTCTGTGAATCCATAGATACTATTGTGGTTATAAAATTCCAATACTAGAAAAAGCATtcttgaatacatatttttcatcattggacAGTTTCTGAATCAACAGATATCGAAAACAGATTTcaaaaagtaatatttatattgtgtttcttaaattataaaagtaacatattTGTTGGCAATAATTTTGAAATTCcacaaaagtataaagaagaaaattttttaaagttgtcatTAGAATGTGTGCTCTAGGCTAAAATTCCAGCTCTGTCAGCTCTGTCACTCTttggtcttgggcaagttacttaacctttccaagcctatttccttatctgtaaaatactgATAGTAAGGGTAACTACTGAGTTGTAAGGGTTAAGTAATAGAAAGCATGAAGTAGATGAGAAATGTTTTTTAGTTCTCCTTAAATATTATTGTTTAATTATATGGTCAACTATATGGTCATATAATTATATGGTCATCATTTTTGTAACCACTTAGACTACTTCTAGCCTCCtacaattataaataatactatgATGAACAGCTttacacataaatatttttatttatctctagTTATTACTTCAGGATAAATTTCTGTaagtggaattattgggtcatatgatagaaatatttttaagtctCTGGGTAAATATTAGCAAgtcacagggaattccctggtggtccagtgattaggactctgcactttcactgccaagggcacgggttcaatccctggtcagggaactaagatcccgcaagccgcgtggtatagccaaaaaaaaagttcatactCTTTGACCgaggaattaaggaaataattccCTAGGAGAAAATAGTAGCATGTTCAAAACATATATAGTAAATTTATGATAATAAATCCTGGAAGAAACTATAGTATCGATTAATActgaaatgatataaaaataatggCATTTCTTATTTCTATTGAAAATGATGAATATAATCAAGGAATCAAAGTATCTGTGTGAGAGTGGATGAAAAAGCTTGAATGATAAATTGAATTTGTGTTATGAttgcagttattttaaaaaactgtgtttACGTGGACAAAGATTGAGAGAgcacatgaaataaaaataactgtaaagGTGTCAAGATTAGATTATGGTTGAATTTCAGATCTCTACACCTTTTGACAGAGTTTTGTCACTTTTTTGGCCCTTTTGATATGGGTTTCATTTAAGACCATTGGCTTTTGAGAAGGTTGTATGGTAGTGTATCATAGTAATCGTGTTCAAGCAACATGACTGGAAAACTCGATGAAGGGAGTCCTCTTTCTGGCTGATGCATTAGGAGGCATTTCCTATGAGCAGGTAGTACTAAGCAGAGAAAGGCATCTGAGTCAGAGTTCCACCCTGACTGCTTAGGTTGTCACCTACTCAGTTACCCTGGTATATCATTCCAAAGACAAGGAAGACTCAAAGCGGGTGAGTGGGTAGAGCAGAAAAACCACTTGATAATCTTTTCTGTTGACTTAAACAAGAATGGCTGAAGGCAGGATACGAAGGGCATAGGATTTGGAGTCTAGATTTAGcttccagctctgccacataTTAGCTATGTGATGTGGAACAAATCGCTTATCTTGGTTCCtggctgtaaaatgaaaatgataaaatagtaatagctaacatttactggatACTTATTATGCATCAACTACTGTTTTAAGCATGACTATATTTACTCCTCGTGCGTAACAACCTTATATATAGTGGTACTATTATAATACTTGtataacagataaggaaactgaagttcagagaggttaagtaacttgcctggcGTCACACAGCTAGTGTGTAGTGGAGCCACTTTTGAACCCAAATTACCTGTCTCAGTTATGCTATACTGCCTATCTTGAGGATACTGATATTCAAGAAAATGCTTTGTGAATTGTAAAACAGTTATTATTTATGGGTAAAATACCTACCAACAGTGACTAGAACACATGAGGATGCTCAAGAAACAAATTAAGGAGACAATGggggagcagaggaaggaaaaccctCCAGATAAGCTTTAAGGCAGATAGATACTCTAAAGGGagacccttctttttttttttttttaagggggacCCTTCTTaaggaaattatatattttctttagaattccCTAATACTTACTATGGAATTACTGTGTTGTAGACTCTAAGGTAGGCCCAATCTCATTgtagctcatttaattctttttccttctctggaaTTTTTCAGATGATTCTGTTAGAAAACCTAGTGGTACTTTAGAAAACCACAAGCAAATTAATTTCATACCTCCCCAAAAGAGAGGTAGTCTAACAATTATGTTTTGCTGTGTTATGTTTGgggttttgttattgttatttttaatcaaaCCAAAATACTAAGAAAATGTTCCTTATAACGTAACAAGCCCTTATGTATTGATATTAGTTGGGAGAGGAAATAAATTGCTCTAAATAAAAACCTGCAAAGCCAGGGAACTAGAGACACTTTTTCCTCATAATAAGAGCAGCTTGGTTTATCTTCTCTGTCTAGAGGTGTAGACTTAGTTAAAATTGTATGCTATATTTTATGGTGGGGGAGAAGTGAAACATTGGCACTGAGGCTCTGTTCCAAGCtgacttttaatttctcttggaagtctcaactggaaaaaaaaatattgaactgTGACTTGGTATTGGGGTGATAAACTGAACTTCAGAGGAGCTTGTTTTAGGGAAACAACTCTATTTGTACCCTGCAGGCACAGAGGAGTCCAAATCTGAGAGATTGCttgtggtccttttttttttttaataaatttatttatttaggctgtgttgggtcttcgtttctgtgcgagggctttctctagttgcggcgagcgggggccactcttcatcgcggtgcgcgagcctctcactgttgcggcctctcttgttgcggagcacaggctccagacgcgcaggctcagtagctgtggctcacggccccagttgctccgcggcatgtgggatcttcctagaccagggctcgaactcgtgtcccttgcatcggcaggcagattctcaaccactgcgccaccagggaagaccgctTGTGGTGCTTTTTAAGTGGCTCTTACttggttttaagtttttttatttttttgtatttttgcagtacgcgggcctcgcactgttgtggcctctcccattgcggagcgcaggctcctgatgcgcaggctcagcggccatggctcacgggctcagccgctacgcgacatgtgggaacttcctggactaggacacaaacccgtgtcccctacatcggcaggtggattcacatccattgcgccaccagggacgctcCGGTTTTAAGTTTTTGTGTGGCCTGACCTGTTGCAGGCATTCAATAAAGTTTAATGAGTGAATTGGCCTTTGATGGAAGGCAAATTGATACAGCAGAAATGACCTGTGTTTTGCGGTGGTTTCGGGTTCCAGTCCCAACTCTTGTCATTTTACTAGCTCTTTGATCTTGGGGAAGTTACACTGTGACCTTGGTTTCATAATTTGTAGAATGGGATTGACAATACCTAGCTCACTGGATTATCATGAGGAATTCGTAAGATGTATCAATATTAAAGTTGCTAGGTAAAGGTGCCAGACTCAACGGAGGCGTACATTGGATTGAGCCTAAGCTCTTTTCAGCTACTGTTTTGTATAGAGACACCTAGACACAGCTGTATGCTTTTTCAAGAACCAATAAGAAGAGATAattggggctttttttttcctctgcaggGCTGTGCTTAAGAGTTAAACTTCAGCGGTGTTTACCGTTTAAACATAAGGTaaggaatgtgttttttgttgttgttttataataGCTTTGTTGAGATTTGATTCACATATCATACAACCACCTATTTAAAGTATAGAATTTAAtgttttttggtatattcacaaaaTTATGCAGCCATCGCTACTatcaattttggaacattttcatcatcccagtaAAAAAACCCATACcaattagcagtcattccccatttctCCTAAACCCTCTCCCATCCCTAGGCAACCacttttgtctctatagatttgcctattctgggtgtttcatttaaatggaatcatataatttgTGGTCTTTTAAGACTGGcatctttcacttagaataatatttTCAGAATTCATTCATGTCataacatgtatcagtatttcattctttgcCTTGTACTGTTCTTTTGTGTAGATATcacattgtatttatttgttttataatttggtagacatttgagttgtttccactttttgtcttttatgaataatgttgctatgaacctTTGTGTGCAagtgtttgtgtggacatgtgttttcatttcttttccaccgAGGGcatatgttttccatttcttttcttcctggattCTATGGTAACTCGacgtttaaccttttgaggaacttccagactgttttccatagccaCTTCacccttttacattcccaccagcagcctgtgagggttctgatttcggcacatccttgccaatacttatcatgattatctctttttttcattatagCCATCACTAGaatgtgtgaagtgatatctaactgtggttttgatttgcatttccctgatgggtGACAATATTCAtccaaaaatttaaaaccaaTTAAGAACCACTTAAAAAGGGCCACAAGAAACCTCTCAAATTTAGAATCTTCTGTGGACCAAACCAACTGTTTGGTTACCCTGAGGTATAGTTTGCATAGGAATAGCAAGGTAAATGCTTGACTCTTCCCCTTTATTTACCGTTTTTCAGAATAATAAGTCGTGCATAATTTTAAGCCAAAGTAAATGAGTATAGAGTGATTTTATACCACTTCCTTTGTTGTTTAGAATAAGAGTTAGTGTTATGCCACTGGGGGAATGTATAAggtgttttgtcttttaaagaagACTGGACTAAATGGTCTCTAGGGTCTCTTAGAGCCATAATAggctatgattttttccccctcatgaAAAACATTTATCTCAGTAGTAAATAAGTATATGCGAATTAGATCACATGCTCCAATGTTCCCTGAAAAATAGACATATCTTTATCATATAGCATGATTTATTTACCACAAGATTTGCAATAATTTTGTGGGTTTGTCTCAAAAGCTCTGGTTCTTGGAGGTTAGCTAGTTTAAGGGAGTGAGTGCAGCAGGACCAGGAGAGATAGCTTAACCAGTATTGTACTTGAGAATAAATTTATCAAGATAATAGTAGATGAGAAAAGGAGGTTACTGAAAACTGTATATTGTGATCCGATTTTTGTAAAgtacacaataaaaagaaacttctagccttggtgtgtgtgtgtgtgtgtgtgtgtatgtatgtaatgtgtgtgtgtgtgaaatcttAAATTATGTGGgaatagagaaaaatatggaagaaagtaccctagattattattattatttttttttttttgcggtatgcgggcttctcactgttgtggcctctcccgttgcggagcacaggctccggacgcgcaggctcagcggccatggctctcgggcccagctgctccgcggcatgtggaatcttcccggaccagggcacgaacccacgtcccctgcatcggcaggcggactctcaaccactgtgccaccagggaagccccaacactaGATTATTAATGTGGCTTTcttgtggggtggggcagggagaaagTTTAGATACTGATTTGGGAGGAAGAGGTAGAGTGCAGGGGATATATATTGTTGAGTAAAACATGTATGAGATCTCACTTGCATAAAATTGTAGGtttgtattcattaaaaaataatgaatgggaATACCCGCCGCGGGCCTTCCCCATATGACCAAAATAAAAAATCCTACTAACTTCAGCCCTCATTTTAGAGAAGAATGTGAAGATATGTCCCAAGTCTTTGATGATGGAAACAGGATTTGGGCTTTCATCCCTAGACTCTTGAGTCCATTGTACATTCCACCTCACTCATCTTAGAATGCTCtaaatgttttgcttttaatgtatttttttcctagttGGAAATCTACATTTCTGAAGGAACCCACTCAACGGAGGAAGATAGTAAGTAAATTTTGAACCATTATTAGAAAACAGCTTCATATAGTACTTTATCTTGGGTATTACGTTATTCTGCCAGCCAAGTATCTATTGGGTCATttgcaaaaaagaacaaaatcagcTCTTAGCTTTTCCTAAGTTTTTCCTTAATCAAAGAAATTTTGATTAAACAATCTAAATTAATGGGTTCTTCTTTACTTGTACTTTGTTCAGCTTGTTTTAGGGGACAGTGGTCATTTGAAGTGTAACTAGAGTTAAGCCCTGTGGATATTGACTGGTTTAGGAATATCCAGCTGTAGGAACTTTGAATTATAAGCTCTAAAGAGAGCTTGATTCTTCTCTTTGGTGGCAGGATAGAGAGCTGTGTACTTGAAATTGAAATCAAAGGTCCAGCAAGTAAAGCTTTAGGGAATCTTGGGGTAGGTGTTGCCTTCCTGGGTTAATGTATTAAAATGGGAGTAGAGAAGCATTTTTGTATAAAGGATCTCTAGCCTACGGAGAGAAATAAAGTGGCAGCCGCTTAAAAATAACAGAGGTGGGATTTAGGAAAAGCAAAAGTGGGATTACAGGGGAGTTTTTTCTCTTTAAGTCTCCCCTTCAAAACTAATGAATAACTAGCGAAAACCTGCGGTAAGTTCTCAAGGTGTTAAATTCTGTTTTAACAAGCTAATAAAATTACTGTCTGCTGCTGTGTATTGACATAGTCCTGCTAACTTTTGCCTGTGTGTTTTGTAGTCAACAAGCAGATAAATGACAAAGAACGAGTGGCAGCTGCGATGGAGAACCCCAACTTACGGGAAATCGTGGAACAGTGTGTCCTTGAACCTGACTAATAGCTGTTTTAAGAGCCACTGAACTGGAATCATTTGATATATTTGTTTAAActctttgtaaaatgtaaaagaCTCATGTTTAATATGTAGGTGATTTGTACCTCagtgcatttttttaaaggatgatttCCAAGCAAGATTTAATTATAAGGTAGTACCTAGTTTGTTCAGTGTTTAACATTCTCAGGATTTGTAACACTTAAATGATcgacagaaaaatattttctagtaatTATGTGTCAGATGAGTTGCTATTTTTCTGATGCCCATTCTGATACAACTGCTTTTCATGTCAAATATCTACTGTGCCCAAATGTATTCAGTTTAAATCATTactctgtaaataaataaaacagagatgatTCTTGTATACACCttagaatgtttttatttaattgtaaatttTAGTGTAAATGTTAGCACTAAAAGATATTTCCAAagctttattttctgattattatGTAGAATCAGAGATAGGAGAACCAAAAAGAACCCTTAATATCAGGCCTGGGCCCTGACTTCCTTCAGGAAGAGTCCTGGACCCATTTATAGATAAGGAACAAATGTGAAGAGGGCCAGGTGACATATATAATTTTGAAGATCAAGAAGTCCCCAAAGAAATTTTGATTAAACAATCTAAGTCAATGGGTTCTTCTTTATTTGTACCTTGTTCAGTTTGTTTTAGGGGACAGTGGTCATTTGAAGTGTAACAGGGTATGTTAGGAAGCTTCCGAggtgcccctcctcccaccaatGATCCTTGATTCCTGATATTCGTGCCCTTGTAGTTTCCTTCCATATTGAACCAGAACTGGTTGCCATGACTAAAAAAGAATCAGAGGTGACAGTGTGTGATTTCTGAGGCTAGATCATAAGAGATGTTACTGCTTTCACCTTGTGATCACTTGAGTTGCTCGTTCTGCAGGAATCCAGCTGCCATGTCCTAAGAACACTCAGACAGCCCTGTGGACAATTCCACATGGAGAGGAATTGAGGCCTTCCACC
This region includes:
- the CIAO2A gene encoding cytosolic iron-sulfur assembly component 2A isoform X2 codes for the protein MERVSGLLSWTLSRVLWLSGLFERGAARQPRIMEEKALEVYDLIRTIRDPEKPNTLEELEVVTESCVEVQEINEEDYLVIIRFTPTVPHCSLATLIVGNLHF
- the CIAO2A gene encoding cytosolic iron-sulfur assembly component 2A isoform X1 is translated as MERVSGLLSWTLSRVLWLSGLFERGAARQPRIMEEKALEVYDLIRTIRDPEKPNTLEELEVVTESCVEVQEINEEDYLVIIRFTPTVPHCSLATLIGLCLRVKLQRCLPFKHKLEIYISEGTHSTEEDINKQINDKERVAAAMENPNLREIVEQCVLEPD